The Deltaproteobacteria bacterium genome includes the window GTTAAGACTGAATCAACGATGGGAAGGTATCCCTCATATTGTTAATGAGATCACCCCCAAATGGGAAGCGCTTTTGCATCTAAATTTAAGATAGCGTTCCTCACATTTAAAGATCATGAGACCGACGCGGGAGATGTCAAGATGTCACAGGGTACCTTCGCACTATTAGGCACAAGAAGATTTGCGGGCTTTTTTGTCACGCAGTTTCTAGGAGCCATGAACGACAACATCTTCAAGAACGTGCTCATGATCATGATTGCTTACCGTTTCAGCAGCGAGGCTACCTCTGGCCTTTTGATCAACCTCGCGGCCGGACTTTTTATTTTACCGTTTTTTCTCCTGTCGCCCATGGCAGGACAGTTGGCTGATAAATTTGAAAAGGCGATGCTCATTCGCATTGTCAAAGCCAGTGAGATTGCCTTCATGCTCCTGGGCACCGTCGGGTTTATGGTCGACAGCTTGCCGTTGCTTTTAGTGACGCTGCTGCTGATGGGCATCCATTCGACTTTTTTTGGCCCCATCAAGTACAGCATCTTGCCGCAGCATCTCGCCGAGGACGAGCTAGTCAGTGGCAACGCTTTGGTGAGCATGGGTACTTTTATTGCGATCCTGCTCGGCACGATCATCGGTGGAACTTTGGCCGAGAACCGCACCGCTCTTGTGACAGGCGGAACCGTGGTGGCCGTAGCGGTAGCAGGATTTTTTGCCTCACGCACCATACCGCCAGCGCCAGCTGCGGCACCAACGCTTAGGATAGACTGGAACCCATTTACCCAGATGGCGGCGATGACGCGTCTTCTGCGGTCACAACCGGGCGTGACGAGCGCTGTGATGGGTATTTCGTGGTTTTGGTACGTGGGTTCCACGGTACTAGCCCAGTTGCCAAACTTCACGCGGCATGCCTTGTACGGCAACGAGCAAGTGGTGATTCTACTACTCACGAACTTTGCTATCGCTATCAGTATCGGTGCAGCTATTTGTGCCAAAGTGTCGCGCGGCAAGATCGAAACCGGGCTCGTGCTCGTCGGTGCTGTCGGTATGAGCGTGTTCACGGCGGATCTATTTTTTATGCACAAGGCAGCTGCGCTTGCACCGTCGGACGCACTCGGATCCGCATGGGGTCTGGCCACCGGGCCCTCTGCCATGGCTTTTATGCGCGCTGTTACCGATCTGTTCCTCACAGGAATCAGCAGCGCCTTTTTTATCGTGCCACTTTATGCACTGATGCAACACCGCAGCGATCCCTCACTACGTTCGCGAATAGTTGCCATCAACAACGTCTACAACTCGGTCTTTATGGTCGGGTCAGCGCTACTGGCTATGACGGTTTTTAAAGCTGGTCTCACCACTGTTGATCTGCTGCTCATCACGGCAGGTCTCAACTTGGTATTTGCCGCCGTACTCGCTTGGAGAAACAGCGAATACCCTAGGCGAACCCTAGCCCTCTTGACTAGAGGGCAGCATGGAGACGAACCAGCTTAGCCGCGAGCTGATGAGTGCGAGGGTGATCTGGCCCGAGATGGCGCAGGTGCAAGTCGACGAGCTCGGTACCTAGCTCACCGTAGCGCTGGGGCTGGGCCGTCTCCCGGGCAAAATCTGCCGCCTGAGAAATCACAACTACCGCGTGTTCGAAATCGTCCTCGGCCAGTGTTCGTGCCAGGGCCACGGCCTCGGCAAAGACTGCCGTGGCTGCCTCACCGACACTGTGGCGCAGCCAGCCCAGCGTGCACAGCGCCAGCGGGTAGGCGTAATGGGCGCGTCCCAGTGACCTAGCGCAAGAGACCACAGCCTGTTCGGCTGCGGTTAGGGCTTCGGTAAAACGTCCGGCGTTATGTAGCTCCTCGGCCGTGCGACAGAGATCTCGCACCAGGGAGACACTACAGTTGCTGTGGGGGTCCAGTGTATTTTTGGTCATTATGACATCGTATCTTTTTTGGTGCGCGCGCTCAAGTAGTAGGGATATTCCGCCGATGACTAGTGCGTATGATGCACGTCAAACAAATTACCGAGATCATCGACGCCGGTGCTACCGACGAGGCTCACGAGGCTTTAGAGCAACTTTTGTCGCTAGGCCCAAACAATACGGCAGCATTGAAGCTCCAGGCCCGCCTGTACGAATATGCCGGCAGGTTTCGCGAGGAGAGTCGTGTTTGGGACCGCATTGCGAGCATCGACCGCGAGGACGCCGACGCCGTGGCCTATCTCCTGCGGCGCCAGGTGGAAGACCGCGAGCACTTTTACTTTACCGACGAGGTGCCAGGGGGCGGGCGGCGCTTTGCGGCCTACCCACGCAGCCTCATGCAGTTATCGGCTATCGGACTTATCGGCTGCATCAGCTTCCTACTCATGACGCGCCTGGCGGTGGCCTACTCGTTTCTCGAAGCCCCCGAGGTGATGCTACCTACTTTTGCTGCTTTGGTGGTCGCTCCTTGGATTGCCATCATTGCGGTCTTTGTGAAGGCGATCCGCTACGTGACCGTCTCACCTACCGGGATAACCGTCGGCACTCGACTCAGACTTCATTCCTTTAACTGGAGCGACCTTAGCCGCGTGGCATTGGTTCAGACGCTGCGCCCCAGGGGTCCGAAGCTGTCCCTGATGCTAATGCCCAAGAACCCGTCGAGCAAACCCGTTGAGATCGATCTGACGCTGGGTGCTACGGCGATCCGGGCACGCACCTATCTACTCCAAGACATTGCGAGATTTCATTGCGAGCCCGAATACTTGAAGCGTGAGGCTCTGAATCTCGCGAGCACCAAGGTGGCGAGCTTTTAGAAGCTGCTTGCCGTCGTGGCGATTGCTCTCATATTTTTTATGCGCCTGCCCTTGACAATTCGGGGGGGCGCATTACATTCGCACTGTTCTTAATTAGTGAGAGTATCTGCCTGAAATC containing:
- a CDS encoding tetratricopeptide repeat protein → MMHVKQITEIIDAGATDEAHEALEQLLSLGPNNTAALKLQARLYEYAGRFREESRVWDRIASIDREDADAVAYLLRRQVEDREHFYFTDEVPGGGRRFAAYPRSLMQLSAIGLIGCISFLLMTRLAVAYSFLEAPEVMLPTFAALVVAPWIAIIAVFVKAIRYVTVSPTGITVGTRLRLHSFNWSDLSRVALVQTLRPRGPKLSLMLMPKNPSSKPVEIDLTLGATAIRARTYLLQDIARFHCEPEYLKREALNLASTKVASF
- a CDS encoding MFS transporter is translated as MSQGTFALLGTRRFAGFFVTQFLGAMNDNIFKNVLMIMIAYRFSSEATSGLLINLAAGLFILPFFLLSPMAGQLADKFEKAMLIRIVKASEIAFMLLGTVGFMVDSLPLLLVTLLLMGIHSTFFGPIKYSILPQHLAEDELVSGNALVSMGTFIAILLGTIIGGTLAENRTALVTGGTVVAVAVAGFFASRTIPPAPAAAPTLRIDWNPFTQMAAMTRLLRSQPGVTSAVMGISWFWYVGSTVLAQLPNFTRHALYGNEQVVILLLTNFAIAISIGAAICAKVSRGKIETGLVLVGAVGMSVFTADLFFMHKAAALAPSDALGSAWGLATGPSAMAFMRAVTDLFLTGISSAFFIVPLYALMQHRSDPSLRSRIVAINNVYNSVFMVGSALLAMTVFKAGLTTVDLLLITAGLNLVFAAVLAWRNSEYPRRTLALLTRGQHGDEPA